A genomic region of Anopheles coustani chromosome 3, idAnoCousDA_361_x.2, whole genome shotgun sequence contains the following coding sequences:
- the LOC131272682 gene encoding signal peptidase complex catalytic subunit SEC11A: MGLMDSLGLSGLAGGVQRMDKRQFLFQMLSFGMIVSSALMIWKGLMVVTGSESPIVVVLSGSMEPAFHRGDLLFLTNQDEPVRVGEIVVFKIEGRDIPIVHRVIKLHEKSNGTVKFLTKGDNNSVDDRGLYAPGQLWLTKKDIVGRARGFLPYVGMITIYMNEYPKLKYGILGLLALYVLVHRE, translated from the exons ATGGGCTTAATGGACAGTCTCGGTCTCAGCGGTCTCGCTGGTGGCGTCCAGCGAATGGACAAGCGACAG TTTCTGTTCCAAATGCTCAGCTTTGGGATGATCGTTTCATCCGCACTAATGATCTGGAAGGGACTGATGGTCGTCACTGGCAGCGAATCCCCGATTGTCGTTGTGCTTAGCGGTAGCATGGAACCGGCTTTCCATCGTGGCGACTTGCTGTTCCTCACGAACCAGGACGAACCTGTCCGCGTCGGAGAGATCGTTGTGTTCAAAATAGAAGGACGGGACATTCCGATCGTCCATCGAGTGATTAAACTGCACGAAAA GAGCAACGGTACGGTAAAATTCCTCACGAAAGGTGACAACAACTCGGTCGACGATCGAGGTCTGTACGCGCCGGGGCAGCTTTGGTTGACCAAGAAGGACATTGTAGGTCGAGCGAGAGGTTTCCTCCCGTACGTCGGCATGATAACGATCTACATGAACGAGTATCCTAAGCTAAAGTATGGAATATTGGGACTGCTAGCGTTATACGTATTGGTGCACAGAGAATAG